A stretch of Saccharomyces eubayanus strain FM1318 chromosome I, whole genome shotgun sequence DNA encodes these proteins:
- the ECM1 gene encoding Ecm1p, which yields MAKKISKNSRAARQAEIYDPEVKDLTELPRPEKTNLSNILIRTAAKNEALLEAKISKKANRSKRGKKINKKVLEDKLANSISLMDKDRLVKALNFTNRLDGKIAKSISRAKYVQNTRKAGWDSTNETIKRELALLSGGYSAKAKNTDEDDLNKTKDESEEISDVFESSTESKRVEKESVNRFGVLPDDVED from the coding sequence GATCCAGAAGTAAAGGATTTAACCGAACTACCAAGACCAGAAAAAACTAACTTGTCCAATATCTTGATTAGAACAGCTGCCAAGAATGAAGCATTACTGGAAGCAAAGATTTCTAAGAAAGCAAATAGAAGCAAGAGGGGTaaaaagataaataaaaaggtTCTAGAAGATAAGTTAGCCAATTCTATCTCATTGATGGACAAGGACCGTTTAGTGAAGGCTTTGAATTTCACCAATCGTTTGGATGGTAAGATTGCCAAGTCCATTTCTCGTGCCAAGTACGTCCAGAACACAAGAAAGGCTGGCTGGGATAGCACTAATGAAACTATAAAGAGAGAGTTGGCTCTTTTAAGCGGAGGTTATTCCGCGAAGGCCAAGAATACCGATGAAGACGACCTgaacaaaacaaaggaTGAAAGTGAGGAGATATCAGACGTATTTGAGTCTTCAACTGAGAGTAAGCGAGTAGAGAAAGAGTCTGTCAATAGGTTTGGTGTCTTACCAGATGATGTTGAAGACTAG